A window of Cryptomeria japonica chromosome 3, Sugi_1.0, whole genome shotgun sequence contains these coding sequences:
- the LOC131874644 gene encoding uncharacterized protein LOC131874644: MAPGVMAASQVASGIGMIVGAWVFKALWENDQPKSFVRGGAAPRCATCNGSKRVPCICKRWSDGDQGCSTCDRTGMRTCSSCGGSGTGRPLPVKLRISNGQNKL; this comes from the coding sequence ATGGCTCCAGGTGTAATGGCGGCGTCACAGGTGGCCTCAGGAATCGGGATGATTGTTGGAGCTTGGGTTTTCAAAGCCCTATGGGAGAATGATCAGCCCAAGTCATTTGTAAGGGGAGGGGCGGCCCCCAGATGCGCTACCTGTAATGGGTCCAAGAGGGTTCCCTGCATCTGCAAGCGCTGGTCTGATGGAGATCAAGGTTGCTCTACATGTGACCGCACGGGTATGAGGACCTGTTCCAGTTGCGGCGGCTCTGGAACCGGGCGCCCTCTTCCCGTTAAGCTTCGTATCTCTAATGGACAGAACAAGCTTTAG